A window of the Chanodichthys erythropterus isolate Z2021 chromosome 21, ASM2448905v1, whole genome shotgun sequence genome harbors these coding sequences:
- the tgm2b gene encoding protein-glutamine gamma-glutamyltransferase 2 isoform X1: MTAETSRQALDIGTWDLACEFNNTDHHTELNGTDRLIVRRGQAFTINLYLNSGSYQPGSSQLHIIAETGPQPVEQYGTRAVFGLSDEIDSTCWSAAVTSPPCDTVCLSVCAAPDAPIGRYVLTLDGRIQFEFILLFNPWCPRDVVYMDNEEKLAEYVLSQDGIIFRGDANYPVPLAWYFGQFEEGILDTCLRILDMNPKHKRNPGKDCSGRRNVIYVTRVLSAMINSNDRDDGVLEGCWKDTFDGGVSPMSWRGSVQILKTWNSTSCMPVRYGQCWVFAALACTVSRALGIPCRVVTNYYSAHDTNSNLVIERYVNEKGETDSSTRDMIWNYHCWVESWMTRPDLPPGFDGWQASDPTPQEKSEGVFCCGPVPVRAIKEGELTLKYDAPFVFAEVNADLVYVLKYKDGSTRKIVNDQKVGQKISTKSVGRDEREDITHLYKYPEGSVEERQVFEKANHQNKLQQQQANNGLHITIKLSTGIRKGCDFDVFAIVTNNTEEDKKCRLVFASRAVSYSGVVGRECGFKDLLNVELAPGGERKVPLRLNYSKYCNNLMEDNLIRLGALLIDYGTREAVMAMRDIVLDDPEIKIRILGEPKENRKLAAELTLQNPLPQPLQGCCFTIEGANLTGGSSITEKLESTIEPGQEAKVKIYFTPTQSGLRKLVVDFDSDKLGHVRGYRNVIIGK, encoded by the exons GCCCTCAGCCTGTGGAGCAGTACGGCACCAGGGCCGTCTTCGGCCTCAGCGATGAAATCGACAGCACATGTTGGAGCGCCGCAGTGACCAGTCCGCCCTGCGAcactgtctgtctttctgtctgtgcCGCGCCTGATGCTCCCATCGGCCGGTATGTCCTGACTCTAGATGGGCGCATCCAGTTTGAGTTCATACTGCTGTTCAATCCCTGGTGTCCAA GAGATGTGGTGTACATGGACAACGAGGAGAAACTGGCGGAGTATGTTTTGTCCCAGGATGGCATCATCTTCAGGGGCGATGCCAATTACCCCGTCCCGTTAGCCTGGTACTTTGGACAG TTTGAGGAGGGCATACTGGACACTTGTTTAAGAATTCTTGACATGAACCCTAAACACAAAAGGAACCCTGGGAAGGACTGTTCTGGACGAAGAAACGTCATTTATGTCACACGAGTGCTCAGTGCTATG attAACAGCAATGACAGGGATGATGGGGTCCTGGAGGGCTGCTGGAAAGACACGTTTGACGGTGGCGTGAGTCCCATGTCCTGGAGGGGAAGTGTTCAGATCCTGAAGACATGGAACAGCACTTCCTGTATGCCGGTGCGCTATGGACAGTGCTGGGTCTTTGCGGCCCTCGCCTGTACAG TGTCTCGCGCTCTGGGAATCCCATGCAGGGTGGTAACAAACTACTATTCTGCTCATGATACCAACAGCAACCTTGTAATTGAGCGTTACGTCAACGAAAAAGGTGAAACAGACAGCAGCACCAGAGATATGATATG GAACTACCATTGCTGGGTTGAGAGTTGGATGACCCGACCCGACCTCCCTCCGGGTTTTGACGGCTGGCAGGCCAGTGACCCGACACCACAGGAGAAAAGTGAAG GTGTGTTCTGCTGTGGGCCGGTTCCTGTGCGAGCAATAAAAGAAGGAGAGCTCACCTTAAAATATGACGCTCCGTTTGTGTTTGCGGAGGTGAACGCAGACTTAGTGTATGTCCTGAAGTATAAAGATGGGAGCACAAGAAAAATCGTGAATGACCAAAAAGTGGGACAGAAGATCAGCACCAAGAGCGTAGGCCGAGATGAGAGAGAGGACATCACGCACCTGTACAAATATCCTGAAG GTTCTGTGGAGGAAAGGCAGGTTTTTGAGAAAGCAAACCACCAGAACAAGTTGCAACAGCAGCAAGCAAACAATGGGCTGCACATCACCATCAAGCTGTCGACGGGGATCAGGAAGGGCTGCGACTTTGATGTGTTTGCGATTGTGACGAATAACACAGAAGAGGATAAGAAGTGCCGTCTGGTGTTTGCGTCCCGTGCCGTGTCTTATAGCGGAGTCGTCGGCCGAGAGTGCGGCTTTAAAGATCTGCTCAATGTGGAACTGGCACCTGGAGGAG AGAGGAAGGTTCCTCTGAGGCTGAACTACagtaaatactgtaataatCTAATGGAGGACAATCTCATCCGTCTGGGTGCTCTGCTGATCGACTATGGCACCAGGGAAGCCGTCATGGCCATGCGTGATATTGTGCTGGACGACCCCGAGATCAAAATCAGG ATTCTGGGAGAACCCAAGGAGAACCGTAAGCTGGCGGCAGAGCTCACCTTACAGAACCCGCTGCCACAACCCTTACAGGGTTGCTGCTTCACCATAGAGGGCGCCAACCTCACAGGCGGCAGCAGCATCACGGAGAA ACTGGAGTCAACCATCGAACCTGGGCAGGAGGCCAAAGTTAAAATCTACTTCACTCCCACTCAGTCCGGCCTGCGCAAACTCGTGGTGGATTTTGACAGTGACAAGCTGGGCCACGTTAGAGGATACAGAAATGTTATCATCGGAAAATGA
- the tgm2b gene encoding protein-glutamine gamma-glutamyltransferase 2 isoform X2: MALDIGTWDLACEFNNTDHHTELNGTDRLIVRRGQAFTINLYLNSGSYQPGSSQLHIIAETGPQPVEQYGTRAVFGLSDEIDSTCWSAAVTSPPCDTVCLSVCAAPDAPIGRYVLTLDGRIQFEFILLFNPWCPRDVVYMDNEEKLAEYVLSQDGIIFRGDANYPVPLAWYFGQFEEGILDTCLRILDMNPKHKRNPGKDCSGRRNVIYVTRVLSAMINSNDRDDGVLEGCWKDTFDGGVSPMSWRGSVQILKTWNSTSCMPVRYGQCWVFAALACTVSRALGIPCRVVTNYYSAHDTNSNLVIERYVNEKGETDSSTRDMIWNYHCWVESWMTRPDLPPGFDGWQASDPTPQEKSEGVFCCGPVPVRAIKEGELTLKYDAPFVFAEVNADLVYVLKYKDGSTRKIVNDQKVGQKISTKSVGRDEREDITHLYKYPEGSVEERQVFEKANHQNKLQQQQANNGLHITIKLSTGIRKGCDFDVFAIVTNNTEEDKKCRLVFASRAVSYSGVVGRECGFKDLLNVELAPGGERKVPLRLNYSKYCNNLMEDNLIRLGALLIDYGTREAVMAMRDIVLDDPEIKIRILGEPKENRKLAAELTLQNPLPQPLQGCCFTIEGANLTGGSSITEKLESTIEPGQEAKVKIYFTPTQSGLRKLVVDFDSDKLGHVRGYRNVIIGK; this comes from the exons GCCCTCAGCCTGTGGAGCAGTACGGCACCAGGGCCGTCTTCGGCCTCAGCGATGAAATCGACAGCACATGTTGGAGCGCCGCAGTGACCAGTCCGCCCTGCGAcactgtctgtctttctgtctgtgcCGCGCCTGATGCTCCCATCGGCCGGTATGTCCTGACTCTAGATGGGCGCATCCAGTTTGAGTTCATACTGCTGTTCAATCCCTGGTGTCCAA GAGATGTGGTGTACATGGACAACGAGGAGAAACTGGCGGAGTATGTTTTGTCCCAGGATGGCATCATCTTCAGGGGCGATGCCAATTACCCCGTCCCGTTAGCCTGGTACTTTGGACAG TTTGAGGAGGGCATACTGGACACTTGTTTAAGAATTCTTGACATGAACCCTAAACACAAAAGGAACCCTGGGAAGGACTGTTCTGGACGAAGAAACGTCATTTATGTCACACGAGTGCTCAGTGCTATG attAACAGCAATGACAGGGATGATGGGGTCCTGGAGGGCTGCTGGAAAGACACGTTTGACGGTGGCGTGAGTCCCATGTCCTGGAGGGGAAGTGTTCAGATCCTGAAGACATGGAACAGCACTTCCTGTATGCCGGTGCGCTATGGACAGTGCTGGGTCTTTGCGGCCCTCGCCTGTACAG TGTCTCGCGCTCTGGGAATCCCATGCAGGGTGGTAACAAACTACTATTCTGCTCATGATACCAACAGCAACCTTGTAATTGAGCGTTACGTCAACGAAAAAGGTGAAACAGACAGCAGCACCAGAGATATGATATG GAACTACCATTGCTGGGTTGAGAGTTGGATGACCCGACCCGACCTCCCTCCGGGTTTTGACGGCTGGCAGGCCAGTGACCCGACACCACAGGAGAAAAGTGAAG GTGTGTTCTGCTGTGGGCCGGTTCCTGTGCGAGCAATAAAAGAAGGAGAGCTCACCTTAAAATATGACGCTCCGTTTGTGTTTGCGGAGGTGAACGCAGACTTAGTGTATGTCCTGAAGTATAAAGATGGGAGCACAAGAAAAATCGTGAATGACCAAAAAGTGGGACAGAAGATCAGCACCAAGAGCGTAGGCCGAGATGAGAGAGAGGACATCACGCACCTGTACAAATATCCTGAAG GTTCTGTGGAGGAAAGGCAGGTTTTTGAGAAAGCAAACCACCAGAACAAGTTGCAACAGCAGCAAGCAAACAATGGGCTGCACATCACCATCAAGCTGTCGACGGGGATCAGGAAGGGCTGCGACTTTGATGTGTTTGCGATTGTGACGAATAACACAGAAGAGGATAAGAAGTGCCGTCTGGTGTTTGCGTCCCGTGCCGTGTCTTATAGCGGAGTCGTCGGCCGAGAGTGCGGCTTTAAAGATCTGCTCAATGTGGAACTGGCACCTGGAGGAG AGAGGAAGGTTCCTCTGAGGCTGAACTACagtaaatactgtaataatCTAATGGAGGACAATCTCATCCGTCTGGGTGCTCTGCTGATCGACTATGGCACCAGGGAAGCCGTCATGGCCATGCGTGATATTGTGCTGGACGACCCCGAGATCAAAATCAGG ATTCTGGGAGAACCCAAGGAGAACCGTAAGCTGGCGGCAGAGCTCACCTTACAGAACCCGCTGCCACAACCCTTACAGGGTTGCTGCTTCACCATAGAGGGCGCCAACCTCACAGGCGGCAGCAGCATCACGGAGAA ACTGGAGTCAACCATCGAACCTGGGCAGGAGGCCAAAGTTAAAATCTACTTCACTCCCACTCAGTCCGGCCTGCGCAAACTCGTGGTGGATTTTGACAGTGACAAGCTGGGCCACGTTAGAGGATACAGAAATGTTATCATCGGAAAATGA